Part of the Candidatus Brocadia sinica JPN1 genome, CGAAGGTTGGGATGCTAAAACAGTTACTCACATTATGGGCTTACGGGCATTTAGCAGCCAGTTATTGTGTGAGCAGGTCGTTGGCCGTGGTCTTAGAAGAACAAGCTATGATGTGAAATCACAAATAGACCCTGTTACAGGTGAAAAAATTGAATTATTTGAACCTGAATATGTAAATATCTTTGGCGTTCCGTTTACATTCCTGCCTCACGAAGGCGGAAGTGATGGCCCACCGCCCCCACCACCTCCACCCAAAACCAGGATAGAGCCAGTTAAAGAAAAAGCGGAACACAAAATTTCATTTCCTAACATTCTGAGGATCGACCATATTTACAAGCCACAACTATCCATAAACCTGGAAAGAGTCAAACCGCTTGAACTTGACCCATTTGAATCAATAACAGAAGCAGAACTGGCCGCCATCATAGCAGGCAAACCAAATCCTGCGGCTCTTACTGAAATTGATTTAAAAGAAATCGGCGAAAAACTTCGTTTACAGTCTATTATTTTTAGAATTGCTTCCACGATTTACAACACCGAAAAGAAACCAGACTGGAAAGGAAGCAAGGAAACATTTCTCATACAGCTTATTGGTATCATTGAACAATTCATCTGCTCTGATAAAATTCAGATAAAAAATCCATTGTTCAATCAGGATGAAGTAAGAAAGAGAATCCTGATTATGCTGAATATGAACAAAGTCATCCAGCATATCTGGAATGAAATACGGGCAGAGAATACGACACAACTCACCCCGATATTTGACAAGGAACATCCCATACGTTCGACTGCTGATGTGCGCACATGGTGGACAAGCAAGCCATGTGAGGACTTCAAAAAAACACATATCAACTTTACTGTTGTTGACAGCAAAATGGAATTCCTTGAGGCAAGAACCATTAACGATTGCGAGTTTGTAGAATCATTCGTGAAGAACGACCATTTAGGGTTCGTTATTCTGTACAACTACCAGGGAGTTATCAGAAGATATTTTCCAGACTTTATTATCAAATTGAAAGGTGGAGAACATCTCATTCTTGAAGCCAAGGGACAGGATAGTGAACAGAATAAAACCAAGAGGGCATTTTTAGATGAGTGGTGCAGGGCAGTGAACCATCATGGTGGTTTTGGCAAATGGATTGGGGCAGTATCATTTGACCCAAATGACCTTAATAAGATCATGGAAGATGCTGCAAGTAAATGAACAAAGGCGAAATGGACAAGGTATTAGCACAGCATGTTATAAAATATGCAAAAATCCTCTTTTTAGAAAGGATAGTCATGAGGCCATAAAATAGATCTTCGAGTTAAATAATCATCATGCAGTCGCCGTAACTAAAAAAACGGTAGCCTTTATTTTTGGCTATTTCGTAAACATTCATGATATTTTCCCTTCCCGCAAAGGCGGAGACCAGCATCAGTAGCGTGGTCTTGGGAAGGTGAAAATTCGTAAGCAGGACATCGACATATTGAAAATTGTAAGGAGGATAGATAAATAAATTTGTCCAACCGGAGAATTGCGTCGTTTTATCACTCATGGCAATTGTCTCCAGAACACGGCAGGAAGTGCTTCCAACGGCGACCACGCGTCGATTTTGTTTTCTGGTCTTTTGTATTTTTTGAATAATGTCTCGCGGGCATTCGTAAAATTCTTTATACATGCGGTGGTCCCGAATATCGTCTGTTTTGATAGGTAAGAATGTACCCATTCCGACATGGAGGGTAACAAATCCTATTTCTACCCCGCTCTGCTTTATCTTCTCAAGGATGTTTTGACTAAAGTGCAAACCTGCTGTAGGGGCGGCAATCGCTCCTTCTTTTTGGGCAAACACAGTCTGATATCGTTCTCTGTCTGAATCTGGCAAGGAAGAATCTTCATGCTTATTGCGTTTTATATAGGGCGGTAAAGGCATTTTCCCGGTTTGATCCAGGAGCTTTTTTACATCATATTTTTTGTTAAATTCGATGAGCCACGAACCGTCTTCGGCTTTACCGAGCAGCTTCGCGGAGAGTAGGTTGTTCTTGCTATAAATTTCCTCCCCTATTCTCAATTTGGCATTTGATTTAATGAGCGCCTTCCATCGGTTTTCCCCTATCTCTTCGGTGAGCAACAATTCAAGAAATGCGCCAGTGATTCTTTTCCCTGGAACCAGTGCAGGTATCACCTTTGTATTGTTCAGGACTAATAAATCTCCGGGATAGAGATATTCGGTAATTTCATGAAATTTACGATGCTCAATCTTGCCGGTATTCCGATGCAATATCAACATCCTTGCATCTTCTCGGTTTTCTAATGGTTGCTGAGCGATTAATTCCCTTGGGAGATGGTAGTTGTAGTCAGATAATTTGGTAGAAATTTTAACGGGTTTAGATACGGTAACATTCATTCGTTTATCCAAAATATCATACCATGTTTAAAAAGTATAATCAAGTTGTATAAATGGTATAAATTGAAAAATATCACTCCAAAATATTTACCTATTTTAGTGATAAGTATCACGGTGACTACAGCACTATATATAGTATTCTTTCTGGTCGAAGTTACAACAGTTTGGATATTAAGGAGACATCATTCATTTACGGTAAAAAGGGCAATAAAAATATTTCTTGACAATTTAATAAAAAAGTTTATTGTCATAGCCGTTAGTGGTATCGAGTGGTGAAAAGTGGGGAGCCAAAATGTTCACCGGTGAGTACCATCATACGATTGATGACAAGAATAGACTGGCCATACCAGCCCCTCTTCGTGATTGCATTGATATGGAGAAGGAAGGAAAGGGGTTTTTCATAACTCGAGGACTCGATACATGCCTGTTCATGTACACACCCAAGGTATGGCAGAGTGTCGTTTTTAGGATTGAACAACTCTCTTTTACGAATAAAAAGGCGCGTCAGTTCCAGCGCCTTTTCTTTTCTAAAGCACAGAAAATTCCCGATTGTGATCAACAAGGGCGTATACTGATCCCACAGTATTTAAAGGATATTGCCAAGATCCAAAAGAATGTGGTGATTGTAGGAGTAAGTAGCCGTATTGAGATTTGGGATGAAAAGGCCTGGAAAGATTTTGAGTCTGAACATAACAAGGGATTCGAAGAGATTGCAGAAGATCTGTTCCAATTGGGTTTTCCTTCCACTGAGATAGGGCAAATACAGCCTCCACCATTATAAAGAGATAGACGAAATGGATACCAGAACACATAACCTTCTTCACGAACCGGTGATGGTTGAAGAAGTATTAGATTATTTATGTCCGCAACCGGGACAAATCATTTTAGACGGTACTGTGGGAAACGGCGGACATGCAAGCAGAATTATGAACAAAATAAGCCCGGGTGGCTTGTTAATTGGCATGGATAAGGACAGGGAAATTTTGCAGATAGCAAAACAATATTTATCGGAAAGAGAATGTCCCTTTAAACTCTACCATGCGGATTATTCCGATGTCGACGAAGTGTTGAGACAGGCAGGGGTTGATATGGTTCATGGTGTGTTACTTGATTTGGGAGCATCTTCTTTGCAGTTTGATCAGGCGGAGCGGGGGTTTAGTTTCTCAAAAGAGGGTCCGCTGGATATGAGAATGGACCGGTCGCGGGCTGGTACTGCTCAAGATTTAATCCAGAGGCTTTCTGAAAAGAAATTGGAAGAATTGTTGAGAAGATATGGGGAAGAGAGGTGGTCAAGAAGGATTGCCAGGGCTATACGAAAAGAAGCAGAGGAGGCTGGTATTACTTCGACGAAACAGTTAGCTGCTGTGATTGAACGCGTTGTTCCGAGAGGGAAAAGCAAAATTCATCCTGCAACAAGGGTGTTCCAGGCGCTGAGGATTGCTGTAAATAAGGAGATGGAAGTTTTGGAGGTTTTTTTGGATAAGATTCATCATTACATGATAATGGGTGCTCGTATTGTAATTATAAGTTTTCATTCTCTTGAGGACAGGATTGTAAAGAATACATTTGTAGAAAGGGCGAACCAGAAGATATTCAAGATACTCACGAAGAAGCCTGTAACGCCGGGTGTGGTTGAGATAGAAAGAAATGTCCGGTGTAGGAGCGCAAAACTAAGATCAGCAGAAAGGATTTAATATGGGTGTGCCGAGAATATTGGTAATGTTTTTCATTGCAATTGCAATGGCCGTGTTTGTGGTGTGGGAAAGAAATAAAATTATAGAAATAGGGTACCAGGTGGCTAAGCTGCAAAGGAATTGTGATGAGTTATCAGAAGCGAATAGAAAACTGAACTATTATGTCGGCCGGTTAAAAACGCCTGAAAATATTGTCTATAAGGTACAGTCATTAAAGCTACCACTTATTCTTCAGGAAGATTCACCGGGAACAATGGTGGCTGGTTACATGAAACTGAAAGAGAATGCGGTGAAGGCGAACCAGAATAAGGATTTATATACCCAAAAGGGGCCGTCATTAAATTGTTGTTCGCTGCATTACTAAAATTTCTAAGAATTCGGGCAGTTAAAAACCGTTTCCTGCTGATGACAATTAGTGAAGAAGTAGGCCCTTAACTGCAATATGAAAGGTTGCTTTGCATGCGTTTAAAGCAATTGTTTTTTACTATTTTGGTAAGCCCTCCTCCCGGATGCTTTCGGGGCAAAGATGTTTTTTGTCTCGAAAGCGTCCGTAAAAATTTGATTGAATGATTACAGGAGTTTCATAAATAATTCTAGGGAATTGTCAACGTGATGCCTTTAAAAAAACACAAATTTTGGGCGAATATAACGGGAATTCTTCTCATTGGGATTTTTATTGCGCTAGCCGTTCATCTGGGGCGTATTCAGCTTGTTGAGCATGATAAATATCTTAAACTTGCGAAAGTTCAACAATGTAAAAAGATCGAATTACCCGCAAGAAGGGGTTCCATCTTAGACAGGAATGGAATCAAGCTTGCCGAGTCTCTGCAAGTCGGTTCTGTTTATGCAGACCCTGCTGAAATTGAAGATGCCTCTTCTGTGGCATATCATTTGAGCAATGTCCTGAAACTGAATGCATCAAAGATAGTCAAGCTATTGGGTAAAGACAAGCGGTTTGTTTGGATTAAACGGAAGGTTGGCGATGAAGAACTCGGTGCGGTTGCAAAATTATCTTTAAAAGGGGTTTACATAAAACACGAGTATCACCGTTTTTATCCCAATGAACAGTTAGGCAGTCATATTCTTGGATTTACCAACATTGACGAGAGGGGACTCGAGGGGATCGAGCGGTCATTTGATAATGTATTGTCCGGGAAACCAGGACATAAATTGATTGTTCGGGATGCATTGCAACGTCAGATTATAACGCCGGATGCAGAAGTGCAATTGCCTCGGCATGGGAATGATGTCGTATTGACGATTGATGCTAAAATTCAGCGTATTACTGAGGAAGAATTGGAAATTGCCTGGAAAAAATGGAAACCCTCCTCCGCAACGGCGATTGTTATGGATCCAATGACAGGTGAAATATTGGCCATGGCCAACTATCCTACGTTTGATCCGAACCATTTCAAAAAATATTCTCCCGATGCCAGAAGAAATCTGGCTATTACTGATTGTTATGAGCCAGGTTCATTAATGAAACCCCTTGTGATTTCAGGTGTGTTTGAGCAGGGTATTGCAAGGCCTGATGATGTATTTTTTTGCGAAAATGGGAGTGGCAAAGTGGAAGGAAGAATGCTGCGTGACACCCATAAGTATGGTAATCTTACTGCTTCTGAAATTATTGCTTATTCAAGTAACATAGGAATGGCAAAGATCGGTACGCTTATGGGGAATGAAAAAATGCACCGATATCTTCAGCAATTCAATTTTGGAGAGAGAACAGGAATAGAGCTGCCAGGGGAAATTGGCGGCATCTTTCGTCCTCTGAAACAGTGGACAAGAAAATATTCCCTGGTATCTATTTCCATGGGACATGAAATAGCAGTTACCCCTCTTCAGTTTATTACGGCTTTTTGTAGTATTCCCAATGGTGGGCAGTTACTCAGACCAAAAATTGTAAAATCAACAATAAAGAACGACAATCAAACAAAAGAAGAACTTCAGTATCCGCAACCAGTGAGACGTGTAATGAGTGCAAACGTCGCACGGAATATCATGAATCCTATACTGATGAAGGTTATAACGGAAGGCACAGGGAAAAATGCAAACCTGTTGGAATACGATGTTGCTGGAAAAACGGGTACATCACAGAAGATTCATGGCGAAGGGGGACGATATTCCCATGAAAAATATGTGGGTTCTTTTATTGCCTATGCTCCTGCTGAGCGTCCCCGTATGTGTGTGTTAGTTATGATTAATGAACCTCGGAATGGTGAATATTATGGTGGCATTGTAGCAGCCCCCGTTGTAGGAGAAATCATGAGACGATCTCTTGTTTATCTTGGTGTGGAACCCTCGGGATTCAAAATGGCAATGCAATAGTTGTGTTTATAGCATCACTCTGTAAAAACTTCTTTTTTAGTAAGTTTTCTAGTGACTATTCCATTTGTTCGCTTAAGTAGGCAGTATGCAATAGGCAGTAGGCAATAAAATTTATCATTTTTTGCTTACTGCCAACTGCTTACTGCCTGTTGCATCTTTTTGGTGCAGCTATGCTGTGCCAGATATCTTCTCTTGGAAGGAGGTGATACGCGATTTTGATGGCTTGAAAAGACAAGAGATTGTGTGATAAAGTATTTTTATGTCCTGCTATGACATGCGAAGAGTTGAGGAGGGAAAGATGACACAAAAAGAGATTGAAAAACAAAATTTTATCCTCTGGTACAGTTTGTATGCTACCGAAAAAGAGATTGAGATTGCCCGCACTCGTAATCGGGAAATCCTGGACAGACTTTTAAAGGAATATGCCCAGGAAGTAGATAAAGTTAACAGGACGAGGCATTTATACGAACGGATTGTTCAATCAAAAGGGAAGAAAACTCAGGGCTTTGATGCAACATTGAAGATAAACTGTTTTTCACGTTAGAGGAACAACGGAATTTTACAGAAAGCAAAGCAGCAGTCTATGAAATTGAGTGAACTTTGTTCTTGTTTGAAAGATCACCAATCCTGTGATTTTGTGGAAAAGGAAGTGTGTGGAATAACACATGATTCGCGTAAAGTAAAGGGGGGTTATGTGTTTGTTGCCATCAAAGGTCATACGGTGGACGGACATGATTTTATTGCCGGCGCAATAGAGAAAGGAGCTATCGCCCTTGTTGTAGGAAAAAAGATCGATATAGCTTTACGAATACCCCAGTTCATTGTATCGAATACACGCTATGCCCTTGCGTCATTGAGTTGCCGTTTTTATGGTGAACCTTCTTCCCAAATGACAGTGGTCGGTATTACAGGAACAAACGGTAAAACAACCACTTCGTATCTCACGAAATCAATCATTGAGGCCTCCGGCAATAAGGCGGGACTGATTGGCACAATTCAATACGAGACAGGGAAAAGGGTCTTACCGGCACAGGAAACAACTCCTGAGTCGGTTGAAATACAGAGTTATCTCTCTGAAATGCTTAAATCCGGTATAAAATACGCAATAGTAGAAGCATCCTCTCACGCCCTCTCTCAGAACCGGTTGGATGAGATTCGTTTTAGTTCTGCGATCTTCACGAATTTATCCATTGAGCATCTCGATTATCATGTAAATATAAGGAATTATAGAACGGAAAAACTGAAATTAGTAAAAGGATTAGGTACACAGGCATTTGCCATCCTGAATGCCGATCACAATGCGAGTAAGCACTTTGCTGAGTGTACAAAATCACAAGTAGTTTGGTATGGTATAAAGAAAGAGAAGGCGGATGTGACCGCTGAAATAATAGATATGAGTGCAGATGTAACAAGATTTTTACTTAATTCTCCCTGGGGAAAAATACTTATTAACGCAAAATTGGTAGGTAAACATAATATTTATAATGCATTGGCAGCTGCTGCCAATGCATTGGCACTGGGTTTTAAAATTGACACGATAAAAACGGGTATTGAA contains:
- the queA gene encoding tRNA preQ1(34) S-adenosylmethionine ribosyltransferase-isomerase QueA, which produces MNVTVSKPVKISTKLSDYNYHLPRELIAQQPLENREDARMLILHRNTGKIEHRKFHEITEYLYPGDLLVLNNTKVIPALVPGKRITGAFLELLLTEEIGENRWKALIKSNAKLRIGEEIYSKNNLLSAKLLGKAEDGSWLIEFNKKYDVKKLLDQTGKMPLPPYIKRNKHEDSSLPDSDRERYQTVFAQKEGAIAAPTAGLHFSQNILEKIKQSGVEIGFVTLHVGMGTFLPIKTDDIRDHRMYKEFYECPRDIIQKIQKTRKQNRRVVAVGSTSCRVLETIAMSDKTTQFSGWTNLFIYPPYNFQYVDVLLTNFHLPKTTLLMLVSAFAGRENIMNVYEIAKNKGYRFFSYGDCMMII
- the mraZ gene encoding division/cell wall cluster transcriptional repressor MraZ gives rise to the protein MFTGEYHHTIDDKNRLAIPAPLRDCIDMEKEGKGFFITRGLDTCLFMYTPKVWQSVVFRIEQLSFTNKKARQFQRLFFSKAQKIPDCDQQGRILIPQYLKDIAKIQKNVVIVGVSSRIEIWDEKAWKDFESEHNKGFEEIAEDLFQLGFPSTEIGQIQPPPL
- the rsmH gene encoding 16S rRNA (cytosine(1402)-N(4))-methyltransferase RsmH, whose translation is MDTRTHNLLHEPVMVEEVLDYLCPQPGQIILDGTVGNGGHASRIMNKISPGGLLIGMDKDREILQIAKQYLSERECPFKLYHADYSDVDEVLRQAGVDMVHGVLLDLGASSLQFDQAERGFSFSKEGPLDMRMDRSRAGTAQDLIQRLSEKKLEELLRRYGEERWSRRIARAIRKEAEEAGITSTKQLAAVIERVVPRGKSKIHPATRVFQALRIAVNKEMEVLEVFLDKIHHYMIMGARIVIISFHSLEDRIVKNTFVERANQKIFKILTKKPVTPGVVEIERNVRCRSAKLRSAERI
- a CDS encoding peptidoglycan D,D-transpeptidase FtsI family protein yields the protein MPLKKHKFWANITGILLIGIFIALAVHLGRIQLVEHDKYLKLAKVQQCKKIELPARRGSILDRNGIKLAESLQVGSVYADPAEIEDASSVAYHLSNVLKLNASKIVKLLGKDKRFVWIKRKVGDEELGAVAKLSLKGVYIKHEYHRFYPNEQLGSHILGFTNIDERGLEGIERSFDNVLSGKPGHKLIVRDALQRQIITPDAEVQLPRHGNDVVLTIDAKIQRITEEELEIAWKKWKPSSATAIVMDPMTGEILAMANYPTFDPNHFKKYSPDARRNLAITDCYEPGSLMKPLVISGVFEQGIARPDDVFFCENGSGKVEGRMLRDTHKYGNLTASEIIAYSSNIGMAKIGTLMGNEKMHRYLQQFNFGERTGIELPGEIGGIFRPLKQWTRKYSLVSISMGHEIAVTPLQFITAFCSIPNGGQLLRPKIVKSTIKNDNQTKEELQYPQPVRRVMSANVARNIMNPILMKVITEGTGKNANLLEYDVAGKTGTSQKIHGEGGRYSHEKYVGSFIAYAPAERPRMCVLVMINEPRNGEYYGGIVAAPVVGEIMRRSLVYLGVEPSGFKMAMQ
- a CDS encoding UDP-N-acetylmuramoyl-L-alanyl-D-glutamate--2,6-diaminopimelate ligase gives rise to the protein MKLSELCSCLKDHQSCDFVEKEVCGITHDSRKVKGGYVFVAIKGHTVDGHDFIAGAIEKGAIALVVGKKIDIALRIPQFIVSNTRYALASLSCRFYGEPSSQMTVVGITGTNGKTTTSYLTKSIIEASGNKAGLIGTIQYETGKRVLPAQETTPESVEIQSYLSEMLKSGIKYAIVEASSHALSQNRLDEIRFSSAIFTNLSIEHLDYHVNIRNYRTEKLKLVKGLGTQAFAILNADHNASKHFAECTKSQVVWYGIKKEKADVTAEIIDMSADVTRFLLNSPWGKILINAKLVGKHNIYNALAAAANALALGFKIDTIKTGIESLGVVPGRLEKVDCGQDFHVYIDFAHTHQALQVVLSTLREITTGRIILVFGCGGNRDRKKRPKMGHIAEKYADLSWITSDNPRSEDPYSIISEIQKGVRKQGCFRVQADRKIAIEEAVSEAKRGDVVIIAGKGHEQYQISKDAILPFDDREIVRQILCGNMVSHM